From the genome of Armatimonadota bacterium:
ACCCAGGACGTAGAGCAGATCTTCGCTTACGGGATCGCCCCCGAGCGTCAGGCCCGAGTGCTTGCCGGAGGTGATCCGTTCGGCCTCTTCAGTGAAAACAGCCAGCCCTGTACCGACCGCGTCCGCGATCGTCCGCAAATCCCCGACGGTATACCGCCGCTTCCTGTACGAATCCGTGAGGCGCCCGTACGGGAGCCCCAGCTCTTGGGCCGCCCTGCGGACACTTCCGTACTTCTCGCGCAGCAGACCGTTGACCAGACCGTTCTTCATGTGAACGAAGAAGGATTCGTTCACCTCACGTTCGGCAAGCAATTCCAAGAAGGACGGGTGCCAGGGGTGAGGCACCGGAATCTTCCGCGCGGCGTAGATCTCGTCACCGGTCTTGAGGGCTTCTGCTGGAACCATCTCGGGGCCGCTAGCGGTATCAATGAGAATCTTGTGGTCAGGGGTGACCCGAACCTCGGCTCCAGACCGTGTCTTGATGCGGAGCAGCTTCTGTGGCCCGCGTAGCTTCCAGACCCGACTGATCCGTCCCGGCCGAATGCCTGCACCGTCCCAACTGGCGGCCGCGGTCGTCCGCGGGCTCTCCACGAAATCCTTGATGGTGACGATCTGCCCGTCACCCAGGATGATCTCCGTGTCGCCGTCCAGGCAGTAGTTGGTCATGTCCGTGAGGATGACCAGTACCTGCATGTCCAGATCGAAGGCCAGGAACTCGGCGGTGGTCAGCGCCATGCGCGGGGTCATCAGCCGCTCGATCGCCGGGTCGTCGGCCAGGTTGAGGAAGACCACGCTGCGGGCCAGCGCGCCCGTTGCCTCAAACTGCTCGATGAAGTAGGCCGCCTCACGCTGGGTGATACCCATTGCGGCGAAGACAACCGAGAACTCCTCGCCTCCCCCCAGCACCTTGGCCTGACGCGCGATCTGAGCGGCGATCTCGTTGTGGGGCAGCCCGGCGCCCGAGAAGATCGGGAGCTTCTGCCCGCGCACAAGCGTGTTGAGCCCGTCAATGGAGGAGATGCCGGTCTGTATGAACTCCTGGGGTCGCTCCCGGGCCACGGGGTTTATGGGCGTGCCGATGATCGGCAGCCGTTTCTCGGGGATGATCGGCGGGAGGCCGTCAATCGGCTCGCCCAGTCCGCTGAACCGCCGTCCTATCATGTCGCGCGAGCAGGCGATTCGCGCCACGTCCTCGCGCAGACTCACGGACGTGCGGGCCAAGTCCAGCCCGGCGGTCTCCTCGAAGACCTGTATCACCGCGTTCTTCTCTGAAACCTCGATCACCTGGCCTCCGCGCATGCCGCCTTCAGCCATGTGAATGTTCACGATGGCGCCGTAGGCAAGGTCGCGCGCGCCCTCGACGAAAAGCAGCGGGCCCGAGATGTAGGAGATGGACCGGTACTGCTTGGTAGCCAGTGACATGGCGCTACGCACCTCCTGCTGGAGCCTTCGCCCTGAAGACCTCGGGCAGCTTCGCAATCCAGGACTCGATGTAGGACCCGAACTCGTCCTTGGGCATTTCCTTCAGGCGGGCGATCTCCTCTACTTGCTTGAGGTTGAGAATCTCGTCCATCGGAACGTCGCTCCGAAGGGCCGCGCCCGCCATGTCGTAGAACATCAGGATCGCCCTCAACATCCCGCAGGCTTTGTCCATCGGACAGTGGGCGTCGGTCTCAGAGAACGAGGACTGCTGCAGGAAATCCTCGCGCAGCATCTTGCCGACCTCGATCACCAGCCGCTGGTCGTCCTGCAGCGCATCGGGACCAACAAGCTGCACGATCTCCTGCAACTCCGCCTCCCGCTGGAGCAGCGCCGAGGCCCTGTCGCGCAGCGTTTCGAAATCCTCAGGCATGTGCTCCCGGTACCATTCCTTGAACAACGGGGTGTAGAGGCTGTACGACCGCAGCCAGTGGATCGCCGGGAAGTGCCTCCGGTTGGCGAGCCCGGCGTCCAGCGACCAGAACGTCCCGGTGATGCGCAGCGTCGCCTGCGTCACCGGCTCGGAAAGGTCGCCGCCAGGCGGAGAGACCGCGCCCACAACCGTCACCGAGCCATCCCGCTCGGGTTGCCCCAGGCAGACCGCGCGGCCGGCCCGCTCGTAGAAGGCGGCCAGCCGGCTGGACAGGTATGGCGGGTAGCCCTCCTCGGCGGGCATCTCCTCCAGCCGCGAGGAGATCTCGCGCATCGCCTCGGCCCAGCGGCTGGTCGAGTCCGCCATCACCGCCACCTTGTACCCTTGGTCGCGCCAGTACTCGGCCATGGTGATGCCGGTGTAGACCGAGGCCTCACGCGCCGCCACCGGCATGTTGGAGGTGTTGGCGATGATCACGGTGCGCTCCATCAGGGGCCGTCCGGTGCGCGGATCCTCCAGCTCGGGGAATTCGTCCAGCACGTGGGTCATCTCGTTGCCACGCTCGCCGCAACCCACGTAGATGATGACGTCGGCGTTCGACCACTTGGCCAGCGTCTGCTGCATGACGGTCTTGCCGGAACCGAACGGGCCTGGGATCGAGGCCGCCCCGCCCATTGCCACAGGAAACAGCACGTCAATGATGCGCTGCCCCGAGATGAACGGCTCGCGTGGATCGCGCTTCCGTGCCACGGGCCGCGGCACCCGCACCGGCCAGCGGTGCATCAGGCGCAGCTCGGCGCCATCCGAGAGCCGTCCGATCACTTCGTCCACCGTGAACTCACCCGCCCGGATCTCGGTGACCTCGCCGCCAGGGAAAGACGGCGGCACCATGACGCGGTGCTCAAACCCGAACTCCGTCACGGTGCCGATCACGTCGCCTGGGCCCACCCGCTTCCCGGACGCGGCGTCCGGCGAGAAAGCCCACCGCCGCGAGCGATCGAGCGCTTCGGTGACGGCGCCGCGCGCGAGGAAGTCGCCCTTCTGGGCACGGAGGCTGGCGAGCGGCCGCTGGATCCCGTCGAAGATGCCGGTCAGCAACCCGGGGCCGAGCTCGACGGCCAGCGGTGTGCCGGTGCTCGTGACGGGCTCACCGACGGTCAGGCCCGAGGTGTCCTCGTATACCTGGATGAACGCGGTGTCCCCGTCGAGGCGGATGATCTCTCCCAGCAGGCCCTCCTGACCCACATGTACCAGATCGTACATGCGCGCTCCGGGAATCCCCCTGGCGATGACCGCCGGCCCGGCGATCTT
Proteins encoded in this window:
- a CDS encoding V-type ATP synthase subunit A, with protein sequence MTTQGTIIKIAGPAVIARGIPGARMYDLVHVGQEGLLGEIIRLDGDTAFIQVYEDTSGLTVGEPVTSTGTPLAVELGPGLLTGIFDGIQRPLASLRAQKGDFLARGAVTEALDRSRRWAFSPDAASGKRVGPGDVIGTVTEFGFEHRVMVPPSFPGGEVTEIRAGEFTVDEVIGRLSDGAELRLMHRWPVRVPRPVARKRDPREPFISGQRIIDVLFPVAMGGAASIPGPFGSGKTVMQQTLAKWSNADVIIYVGCGERGNEMTHVLDEFPELEDPRTGRPLMERTVIIANTSNMPVAAREASVYTGITMAEYWRDQGYKVAVMADSTSRWAEAMREISSRLEEMPAEEGYPPYLSSRLAAFYERAGRAVCLGQPERDGSVTVVGAVSPPGGDLSEPVTQATLRITGTFWSLDAGLANRRHFPAIHWLRSYSLYTPLFKEWYREHMPEDFETLRDRASALLQREAELQEIVQLVGPDALQDDQRLVIEVGKMLREDFLQQSSFSETDAHCPMDKACGMLRAILMFYDMAGAALRSDVPMDEILNLKQVEEIARLKEMPKDEFGSYIESWIAKLPEVFRAKAPAGGA
- a CDS encoding V-type ATP synthase subunit B, with the protein product MSLATKQYRSISYISGPLLFVEGARDLAYGAIVNIHMAEGGMRGGQVIEVSEKNAVIQVFEETAGLDLARTSVSLREDVARIACSRDMIGRRFSGLGEPIDGLPPIIPEKRLPIIGTPINPVARERPQEFIQTGISSIDGLNTLVRGQKLPIFSGAGLPHNEIAAQIARQAKVLGGGEEFSVVFAAMGITQREAAYFIEQFEATGALARSVVFLNLADDPAIERLMTPRMALTTAEFLAFDLDMQVLVILTDMTNYCLDGDTEIILGDGQIVTIKDFVESPRTTAAASWDGAGIRPGRISRVWKLRGPQKLLRIKTRSGAEVRVTPDHKILIDTASGPEMVPAEALKTGDEIYAARKIPVPHPWHPSFLELLAEREVNESFFVHMKNGLVNGLLREKYGSVRRAAQELGLPYGRLTDSYRKRRYTVGDLRTIADAVGTGLAVFTEEAERITSGKHSGLTLGGDPVSEDLLYVLGLVASDGTVYENQKQGAYYISFTNCDRQLIERFRDTLNGLFPGLQVQLHRNQDNVWMARANSRALVQVARRFGLQDDLKPIFRLPEPFIAAFLRGYFDGDGCCVFRPGARTARLRMTTVERKRAVRLQQLLRRLGIVSRLQGRESGGGFGIRRVYDVVIAGQPSVVRFAEDVCALHPAKRRKLEHVRAMYGEGHGTRRASAFEAAPRACGGLVRLLRKRYAVNGA